The Micavibrio sp. TMED2 genome includes a window with the following:
- a CDS encoding ABC transporter — MSGLLALLDDVAALTKVAATQVDDVVGHAAKVSSKTVGVVVDDAAVTPKYVHGLPAARELPIVMAIARGSIINKLVILLPLAMLLSAFAPWVLTPLLMLGGCYLCFEGAEKVLHVFLPHHEEHEKPKTLDAAHLEKRRVSNAIKTDFILSAEIMVIALSAIESENIWLRGIILAVVAVGITALVYGTVALLVKADDIGLKLSQIGRLAVTRKFGLGLVKGMPGFMKALTIIGTAAMLWVGGSIIIHGLEVLGLDIIGHTIHDLAHAAGHAVPVIEAALSWAVTATLDGLFGLLVGAVIIPVVGVVMALVSRLRGYKQSPVDTKS, encoded by the coding sequence ATGAGCGGTTTACTGGCGCTTCTCGATGATGTTGCGGCGCTTACCAAGGTGGCGGCAACCCAGGTTGATGACGTGGTCGGCCACGCCGCCAAGGTCAGTTCCAAAACCGTTGGTGTCGTCGTCGATGATGCGGCGGTGACGCCGAAATATGTTCACGGTCTGCCCGCCGCGCGCGAATTGCCGATTGTCATGGCCATTGCCCGTGGCTCGATCATCAACAAGCTGGTGATCCTGCTGCCGCTGGCCATGCTGCTCAGCGCTTTTGCGCCATGGGTGCTGACGCCGCTGCTGATGCTCGGTGGCTGTTACCTGTGCTTTGAGGGCGCGGAGAAGGTGTTACATGTCTTCCTGCCGCATCATGAGGAGCATGAGAAGCCGAAGACGCTGGATGCCGCCCATCTGGAAAAGCGCCGGGTCAGCAATGCGATCAAGACCGATTTCATCCTGTCGGCGGAAATCATGGTGATCGCTCTCTCCGCCATCGAGAGCGAGAATATCTGGCTGCGCGGAATCATTCTGGCCGTGGTGGCGGTCGGCATTACCGCGCTGGTCTATGGCACTGTCGCGCTGCTGGTGAAAGCCGACGACATTGGACTGAAGCTGAGCCAGATCGGTCGTCTGGCGGTGACCCGGAAATTCGGCCTCGGTCTGGTCAAGGGCATGCCGGGTTTCATGAAGGCGCTGACCATCATCGGTACCGCCGCCATGCTCTGGGTCGGCGGTTCGATCATCATTCACGGGCTGGAAGTGCTCGGTCTCGATATCATCGGTCATACGATCCATGACCTTGCCCATGCTGCCGGGCATGCGGTTCCGGTGATTGAGGCGGCATTGAGCTGGGCGGTGACGGCGACACTCGATGGCCTCTTCGGTTTGCTGGTCGGTGCGGTGATTATTCCGGTTGTCGGTGTTGTAATGGCGCTGGTTTCTCGTTTGCGTGGTTACAAACAATCACCAGTCGATACAAAATCTTAG
- a CDS encoding carboxylate--amine ligase, with product MSGWLILVDHARDLAQGDTPHKVMSVRDYLANPQLFNDGGDNLRPNIINLARSYNYQSAGYYASLLAEARGHRVVPVVQTMLELSRKGLYSTALPELEAMLKKVLEKSGNNGPEQLTVCFGKVDEPGFERFGRLLFDWFRTPIMQVRINLADNTIDKIKPVAINRLSDGQRTAFLAALQEHTKRRWADQKARSTLRYSLAVLHNPKEAMPPTTAKSLQKLAKVGAKMGIEIEPIGANDLDRLAEFDGLWIRETTSIDNHTYRFARRAEQEGMPVIDDTMSMIRCTNKVYLKELLESNNLPMPKSLVLGERDDLVKAEQVLDYPMVVKIPDGSFSRGVHKVRDRDDLKRRAAELFKETDLILLQEFMPTDYDWRVGVLDGEPLFVCKYMMAKAHWQIVKHEADGRAIEGGFDCVAVDQAPSDVVDVAVKAASLIGSGLYGVDLKQNEHGVFIIEINDNPNMDHHIEGLVMKDAMWERLLNWFLARLNPV from the coding sequence GTGAGTGGCTGGCTTATCCTTGTAGACCATGCGCGTGATCTGGCGCAGGGCGATACCCCCCATAAAGTGATGTCGGTGCGGGACTACCTCGCCAACCCGCAGCTGTTCAATGACGGTGGTGACAACCTGCGTCCGAACATCATCAATCTGGCCCGGTCCTATAATTACCAGAGTGCCGGATACTATGCCTCGTTGCTGGCGGAGGCGCGTGGTCACCGGGTTGTACCGGTGGTGCAGACCATGCTCGAGCTGTCGCGCAAGGGGCTGTATTCCACGGCCCTGCCCGAGCTTGAGGCGATGCTGAAAAAGGTGCTGGAGAAGTCGGGCAATAACGGCCCGGAGCAGCTCACGGTCTGTTTCGGCAAGGTCGATGAGCCGGGCTTCGAGCGCTTTGGCCGCTTGCTGTTCGACTGGTTCCGCACGCCGATTATGCAGGTGCGGATCAATCTTGCCGACAATACGATCGACAAGATCAAGCCGGTTGCGATCAATCGCCTGTCCGATGGGCAGCGCACCGCGTTTCTGGCAGCGCTGCAGGAGCATACCAAACGCCGCTGGGCGGACCAAAAGGCGCGCTCGACCCTGCGTTACAGCCTTGCCGTGCTGCATAATCCGAAGGAGGCAATGCCACCGACCACGGCCAAGTCACTGCAGAAGCTGGCCAAGGTCGGGGCGAAGATGGGTATCGAGATTGAGCCGATCGGCGCCAATGATCTCGACCGGCTGGCGGAATTTGACGGCTTGTGGATCCGCGAGACCACCTCGATCGACAATCACACCTATCGCTTTGCCCGGCGGGCCGAGCAGGAGGGCATGCCGGTGATCGACGACACGATGTCGATGATCCGCTGTACCAACAAGGTGTATCTGAAGGAATTGCTGGAATCCAACAACCTGCCGATGCCGAAATCGCTGGTGCTGGGTGAGCGTGACGATCTGGTGAAAGCCGAGCAGGTGCTCGATTATCCGATGGTGGTGAAAATCCCCGACGGGTCATTCTCACGCGGGGTGCACAAGGTCAGGGACCGGGATGATCTGAAACGCCGGGCGGCGGAGCTGTTCAAGGAAACCGACCTGATCCTGCTGCAGGAGTTCATGCCGACAGATTACGACTGGCGGGTCGGGGTGCTAGACGGCGAACCGCTGTTTGTTTGTAAATACATGATGGCGAAAGCGCACTGGCAGATCGTCAAGCATGAGGCGGATGGTCGGGCAATCGAGGGTGGTTTTGACTGTGTAGCGGTTGATCAGGCCCCGTCAGATGTGGTTGATGTTGCGGTCAAGGCGGCAAGCCTGATCGGCAGCGGTCTCTATGGTGTCGATCTCAAGCAGAACGAGCACGGTGTGTTTATCATCGAGATCAACGACAACCCGAACATGGATCATCATATCGAGGGTCTGGTGATGAAGGATGCCATGTGGGAGCGGTTGCTCAACTGGTTCCTCGCGCGTCTCAATCCGGTCTGA
- a CDS encoding 30S ribosomal protein S16, producing MAVKIRLARGGAKKRPFYSIVVADIRSPRDGKFIEKIGTFNPLLSDDHPEKLVLKEDRAKHWIGTGAKPTDRVAKLMAKLGLVDSPKINEQPKKSAPKAKAQERLKEKAEKEAAAKEAAEAAAAEAAEAETAAAEEPAAEEAPAEEAPAEEAAEEEKA from the coding sequence ATGGCCGTTAAAATTCGTCTAGCGCGCGGTGGCGCCAAAAAACGCCCGTTTTACTCAATCGTAGTGGCTGACATCCGTTCACCACGTGACGGTAAGTTCATTGAGAAAATCGGCACCTTCAATCCGCTTCTGTCGGATGATCACCCTGAGAAACTGGTTCTCAAGGAAGATCGTGCGAAACATTGGATCGGCACCGGCGCCAAGCCAACCGATCGTGTTGCCAAGCTGATGGCCAAACTCGGCCTCGTTGACTCACCGAAGATCAATGAGCAGCCCAAGAAGTCTGCCCCGAAAGCGAAAGCCCAGGAGCGTCTGAAAGAGAAAGCCGAGAAAGAAGCCGCTGCCAAGGAAGCTGCAGAAGCTGCTGCTGCCGAGGCTGCTGAAGCTGAAACCGCTGCTGCTGAAGAGCCAGCCGCAGAAGAAGCACCAGCTGAAGAGGCTCCTGCCGAGGAAGCTGCTGAAGAAGAGAAAGCGTAA
- a CDS encoding 16S rRNA processing protein RimM yields MVDDQDRLDDGRLRIARIVGVHGLKGAVRLKLFLDDPASLYDFGDITDRDGVAYDISLGHQQKGHWVAMIEGVTDRDAAAALNQTDLYISGDARPDLDEDEFYAADLIGMTAVTSAGTVLGTIASLDDYGAGPLIEIDLKAGGAPLVVPFTQAVVPVIDTEQRRLTVDPPPGYLDDPGAPDTGPEGEGSHE; encoded by the coding sequence ATGGTTGACGATCAGGACCGGCTGGATGATGGCCGCCTGCGGATCGCCAGAATTGTTGGGGTGCACGGGCTCAAAGGGGCCGTGCGCCTCAAGCTTTTTCTGGATGACCCGGCGAGCCTGTATGATTTCGGCGACATTACCGACCGCGATGGCGTTGCCTATGACATCAGCCTCGGGCACCAGCAGAAGGGCCACTGGGTTGCGATGATCGAGGGCGTCACAGACCGTGATGCCGCAGCAGCACTCAACCAGACCGATCTCTATATCAGCGGCGATGCCCGTCCCGATCTGGATGAGGACGAGTTCTACGCTGCCGATCTGATCGGCATGACCGCTGTGACATCCGCCGGGACTGTGTTGGGTACCATTGCCAGCCTTGATGATTATGGCGCGGGACCGCTGATCGAAATCGACCTCAAGGCCGGTGGTGCACCGCTGGTGGTGCCATTCACACAGGCCGTGGTGCCAGTGATTGATACGGAGCAGCGGCGGCTGACGGTCGATCCACCGCCCGGTTATCTCGATGATCCGGGCGCACCCGATACTGGACCGGAAGGCGAAGGCAGCCATGAGTGA
- a CDS encoding tRNA (guanosine(37)-N1)-methyltransferase TrmD: MSEQQDKPLTPWNVTVLTLFPEMFPGPVGHSLAGRALNTGRWALKPVDIRAYAEDKHATVDDPPYGGGAGMVLKPDVVDRAVADSGPHHRLIYMSPRGRLLDQELAVELAEGPGATILCGRYEGVDQRVLDANGFEEVSVGDYIVSGGEIAALVLIDAVVRLLPSVIGNAETHGEESFTGGLLEYPHFTRPPVWTDRQGITREVPAVLTSGHHAEVKRWRLSEAEAITRARRPDLWAAYKGATDLD; encoded by the coding sequence ATGAGTGAACAGCAGGACAAGCCACTGACACCATGGAATGTTACGGTTCTGACCCTGTTTCCGGAGATGTTTCCGGGACCGGTTGGACATTCCTTGGCCGGCAGGGCACTTAATACTGGACGTTGGGCGCTGAAACCGGTAGATATCCGCGCCTACGCGGAAGACAAACATGCAACCGTCGACGACCCGCCCTATGGCGGTGGCGCCGGAATGGTTCTGAAACCTGATGTTGTCGACCGCGCAGTAGCTGACAGCGGACCACATCACCGGCTGATCTACATGTCCCCGCGGGGGCGGTTGCTGGATCAGGAACTGGCGGTGGAGTTGGCGGAAGGCCCCGGTGCCACCATCCTGTGTGGTCGTTATGAAGGGGTTGACCAGCGCGTCCTCGATGCCAACGGTTTCGAGGAAGTATCGGTCGGCGATTACATCGTCTCCGGCGGTGAGATCGCGGCACTGGTCCTGATCGACGCTGTTGTCAGATTGCTGCCTAGTGTCATCGGCAATGCCGAAACACATGGCGAAGAGAGTTTTACCGGCGGGTTGCTTGAATACCCGCACTTTACCCGGCCACCGGTCTGGACCGATCGGCAGGGTATAACCCGGGAAGTCCCGGCAGTGTTGACCTCCGGCCATCATGCCGAAGTTAAACGCTGGCGTCTTTCCGAGGCTGAGGCTATAACGCGCGCAAGACGGCCCGATTTATGGGCAGCCTACAAGGGCGCAACGGATTTGGATTGA
- a CDS encoding 50S ribosomal protein L19 codes for MNVIQKIEAAEVERLTAERTVPDFDPGDTVRVNVKVVEGTRERVQAYEGVCIAKKGQGINASFTVRKISYGEGVERVFPLYSPRLASIEVIRRGDVRRAKLYYLRDRRGKSARISERTTGHGIEQRVSKKAKKAANAEG; via the coding sequence ATGAACGTCATTCAGAAGATTGAAGCAGCAGAAGTCGAGCGTCTGACCGCTGAGCGTACAGTACCGGACTTCGATCCCGGCGATACCGTCCGCGTCAACGTTAAGGTTGTCGAGGGCACCCGTGAGCGTGTGCAGGCCTATGAAGGTGTCTGCATCGCGAAAAAGGGCCAGGGCATCAACGCCTCTTTCACCGTGCGCAAGATTTCCTACGGCGAAGGCGTCGAGCGGGTATTCCCACTCTACTCACCACGTCTTGCCTCTATCGAGGTGATCCGTCGCGGTGATGTGCGTCGTGCGAAACTCTACTACCTGCGCGACCGTCGCGGTAAATCTGCCCGGATCTCCGAGCGTACCACCGGCCACGGCATCGAGCAGCGCGTCAGCAAAAAAGCCAAGAAGGCCGCTAACGCCGAAGGTTAA
- a CDS encoding ArsR family transcriptional regulator, with the protein MERHGDMTPATERFILQWGEMGSRWGVNRSVAQIHAYMFLAIDPVTAEQIAGDLNLARSNVSNSIKELLSYQLIRPEPVKGDRRDFYAAETDPWEVMMRLSEARKQREIDPAMAMLQSAVAEIEAEGKADKQVLQRLRGLDTLLGQMASWYDQVKRLPKPVLKALVKLGGKVSGFVKKDAG; encoded by the coding sequence ATGGAAAGGCATGGCGATATGACCCCGGCAACCGAGCGATTTATCCTGCAATGGGGCGAGATGGGATCGCGCTGGGGCGTCAACCGCTCCGTCGCCCAGATCCATGCCTATATGTTTCTGGCGATCGACCCGGTGACGGCGGAACAGATCGCCGGTGACCTGAACCTCGCGCGCTCCAATGTCAGCAACAGCATCAAGGAACTGCTGAGTTACCAACTGATCCGCCCGGAGCCGGTGAAGGGCGACCGGCGCGACTTCTACGCTGCCGAAACCGATCCGTGGGAAGTGATGATGCGCCTGTCCGAGGCGCGGAAACAGCGCGAGATCGACCCCGCCATGGCCATGCTGCAATCCGCCGTCGCCGAAATCGAGGCCGAGGGCAAGGCCGACAAACAGGTGCTCCAGCGCCTGCGCGGCCTCGACACCCTGCTCGGCCAGATGGCGAGCTGGTACGACCAGGTAAAACGCCTGCCCAAACCGGTGCTGAAGGCACTGGTCAAGCTTGGCGGCAAGGTCAGCGGTTTTGTGAAGAAGGATGCAGGATAG
- a CDS encoding 3-isopropylmalate dehydratase large subunit, with translation MGQPRTLYEKIWDLHVVNQQEDGTCVLYVDRHLVHEVTSPQAFEGLRMTKRQVRRPDATLAVVDHNIPTENRAGGISDPESKLQVETLEQNTKEFGIQYFGINDKRQGIVHIIGPEQGMTQPGMTIVCGDSHTSTHGAFGALAFGIGTSEVEHVLATQTLLMKKSKNMRITVDGELPLGVTAKDMILAIIGKIGTAGGTGHVIEYAGEAVRKLSMEGRMTMCNMSIEGGARAGLIAPDATTFEYMRGRPMAPQAEHFDKAVEFWSSLTSDEGATYDKEVVLKAEDIPPTITWGTSPQDTAPITDHVPNPDDFEAGRRDAVKRSLDYMGLTAGTKLTDIPVDKVFIGSCTNGRIEDLRAVAAVVKGRKVAESVYAMVVPGSGLVKEQAEREGLDKILIEAGFDWREPGCSMCLAMNADKLEPGERCASTSNRNFEGRQGRGGRTHLMSPAMAAAAAITGKLTDIRDLDGALESLTPEHAAA, from the coding sequence ATGGGTCAGCCACGCACGCTGTATGAAAAAATCTGGGATTTGCACGTCGTCAACCAACAGGAAGACGGCACCTGCGTGCTCTATGTTGATCGGCACCTCGTCCATGAAGTGACCAGCCCGCAGGCTTTTGAAGGCCTGCGCATGACCAAGCGTCAGGTCCGCCGTCCGGATGCCACGCTCGCCGTGGTCGATCACAATATCCCGACCGAAAACCGTGCTGGCGGCATCAGTGACCCGGAGAGCAAGCTGCAGGTCGAAACCCTCGAGCAGAACACCAAAGAGTTCGGCATCCAGTATTTCGGCATCAATGACAAGCGGCAGGGCATCGTCCACATCATCGGGCCGGAGCAGGGCATGACCCAGCCGGGCATGACCATCGTCTGCGGTGACAGCCATACCTCAACCCATGGTGCCTTCGGCGCTTTGGCCTTCGGTATCGGCACGTCAGAGGTCGAGCACGTGCTCGCGACCCAGACCCTGCTGATGAAGAAATCCAAGAACATGCGCATCACCGTCGATGGCGAACTGCCGCTCGGTGTGACCGCCAAGGACATGATCCTCGCCATCATCGGCAAGATCGGCACTGCCGGTGGTACCGGCCATGTGATCGAATATGCCGGTGAGGCCGTGCGCAAGCTGTCCATGGAAGGTCGCATGACCATGTGCAACATGTCGATCGAGGGCGGTGCCCGTGCCGGTCTGATCGCGCCGGACGCGACCACCTTTGAGTATATGCGCGGTCGTCCGATGGCCCCGCAGGCCGAGCATTTCGACAAGGCTGTCGAATTCTGGAGCAGCCTGACCTCCGACGAGGGCGCCACCTATGACAAGGAAGTGGTGCTGAAGGCCGAGGATATTCCACCGACCATCACCTGGGGCACCAGCCCACAGGATACCGCGCCGATCACCGACCACGTGCCGAACCCGGATGATTTCGAGGCCGGTCGCCGTGATGCGGTCAAACGCTCCCTCGACTATATGGGCCTGACCGCTGGTACCAAGCTGACCGATATTCCGGTCGACAAGGTGTTCATCGGTTCCTGCACCAATGGCCGGATCGAGGATCTGCGCGCGGTTGCTGCCGTGGTCAAGGGCCGCAAGGTCGCCGAGAGCGTCTATGCCATGGTTGTGCCCGGCTCCGGTCTGGTCAAGGAACAGGCCGAGCGTGAGGGTCTGGACAAGATCCTGATCGAAGCCGGTTTCGACTGGCGTGAGCCCGGCTGCTCCATGTGCCTGGCCATGAATGCCGACAAGCTCGAGCCCGGCGAACGCTGCGCCTCCACCTCGAACCGCAATTTCGAAGGCCGTCAGGGCCGTGGTGGCCGCACCCATCTGATGAGCCCGGCCATGGCCGCCGCCGCCGCCATCACCGGCAAACTCACCGACATCCGTGACCTCGACGGCGCTCTCGAAAGCCTCACCCCCGAACACGCAGCGGCGTAG
- a CDS encoding peroxiredoxin, with protein sequence MSNLQSVDWSAIPAPEDDGATAHLAGMTLPSVPLMATSGEAVDLSTLSGLTVVYAYPRTGEPGQSVPAGWDAVPGARGCTPQSCAFRDHHAELQALGVDHLFGLSTQDTAYQQAAVERLHLPFALLSDEALVLSTALRLPTFSHEINGTVQTLIKRLSLIIRDGRIEQCLYPVFPPDRNAEAVIELLKPGS encoded by the coding sequence ATGAGCAATCTGCAATCGGTTGACTGGTCGGCGATACCGGCACCGGAAGATGACGGGGCGACCGCGCATCTCGCCGGGATGACGCTGCCGTCGGTGCCGTTGATGGCGACATCGGGTGAGGCGGTGGACCTGTCGACGCTGTCTGGCCTCACGGTTGTCTACGCCTATCCGCGTACCGGTGAGCCGGGGCAGAGCGTGCCTGCCGGTTGGGATGCGGTGCCGGGTGCCCGTGGCTGTACCCCGCAATCCTGCGCTTTCCGCGATCACCATGCAGAGCTGCAGGCACTAGGTGTCGATCATCTGTTTGGTCTGTCGACGCAGGATACGGCGTATCAGCAGGCGGCGGTGGAGCGGCTGCACCTGCCCTTTGCCCTGCTGTCGGATGAGGCGCTGGTACTCTCGACCGCCCTGCGCCTGCCGACCTTCAGTCACGAGATCAACGGCACGGTACAGACACTGATCAAGCGTCTGTCGCTGATCATTCGCGATGGCCGGATCGAGCAGTGCCTCTATCCGGTCTTTCCGCCGGACCGGAATGCCGAGGCGGTAATCGAGTTGCTCAAACCCGGCTCATGA
- a CDS encoding sulfite oxidase-like oxidoreductase codes for MAINWKLMDAKTEWADEGRLLVELPEDEAATIARDKPRVPPGQNLTNGFPVLSIGDNPLIRTRDWQLVLGGHVERRIHWDWQDFQSAPQTEFKTDIHCVTGWSKLDTVWQGVSTREIIRSVRPLHTAKFVTLRSYDGYATSLDMADFAHEDAFLASHYDGKPLDRAHGGPMRLIVPHLYLWKSAKWLRQIWFTDKEHRGTWEARGYHRRGDPWKQERYE; via the coding sequence ATGGCGATAAACTGGAAACTGATGGATGCCAAGACCGAATGGGCCGATGAAGGCCGATTGCTGGTCGAGCTGCCCGAGGATGAGGCCGCCACCATCGCCCGTGACAAGCCGCGCGTGCCGCCGGGACAGAACCTGACCAACGGCTTCCCGGTCCTCAGCATCGGCGACAATCCCCTGATCCGCACCCGCGACTGGCAACTGGTGCTCGGCGGCCATGTGGAACGGCGCATCCACTGGGACTGGCAGGATTTTCAGAGCGCGCCCCAGACCGAGTTCAAGACCGATATTCACTGCGTCACCGGCTGGTCAAAGCTGGATACAGTCTGGCAAGGCGTTTCGACGCGCGAGATCATCCGATCGGTCCGGCCGCTGCATACGGCGAAATTCGTCACCCTGCGATCCTATGACGGTTATGCCACCTCGCTCGACATGGCCGACTTCGCCCATGAGGATGCGTTTCTGGCGAGCCATTATGATGGCAAGCCGCTGGACCGTGCCCATGGCGGGCCGATGCGGCTGATCGTGCCGCATCTTTATCTCTGGAAGAGTGCCAAATGGCTGCGCCAGATCTGGTTCACCGACAAGGAACACCGCGGCACCTGGGAGGCCCGCGGCTATCACCGCCGGGGCGATCCGTGGAAGCAGGAACGCTATGAATAG
- a CDS encoding HslU--HslV peptidase ATPase subunit, translated as MTAFSPREIVSELDRFIIGQNDAKRAVAVALRNRWRRQQLESPLREEVLPKNILMIGPTGCGKTEIARRLAKLAEAPFIKVEATKFTEVGYVGRDVEQIIRDLIETAITMTKEKQRKAVHAKAEIHAEERVIDALVGEQASEETRNKFRERLRSGELDDREIEIDVVDASGGGGMPTIDIPGMPGAQMGMINLQDIMGKAFSPPTKKRRMNVKESYEILVSEEADKLLDEEKVVDEAREAVEQNGIVFLDEIDKISARSEYKGGDVSREGVQRDLLPLIEGTTVSTKYGAVKTDHILFIASGAFHVAKPSDMLPELQGRLPIRVELRALTEEDFRRILTEPEASLIKQYVALMGTEGVTLDFTDDAIDALAKLTVQINSSVENIGARRLQTVMERLLEDISYTASDRKGETITINADMVNQHVGELAKDADLSKFIL; from the coding sequence ATGACTGCTTTTTCACCCCGCGAGATTGTTTCCGAGCTTGATCGCTTCATCATCGGCCAGAACGACGCCAAACGTGCCGTCGCGGTTGCGTTGCGCAACCGCTGGCGCCGTCAGCAGCTGGAAAGCCCGCTGCGTGAGGAAGTGCTGCCGAAAAACATCCTGATGATCGGCCCGACCGGTTGCGGCAAGACCGAGATCGCCCGCCGTCTGGCAAAACTGGCCGAAGCGCCCTTTATCAAGGTTGAGGCGACCAAGTTTACCGAGGTCGGCTATGTCGGTCGTGATGTGGAGCAGATCATCCGCGACCTGATCGAAACCGCGATCACCATGACCAAGGAAAAGCAGCGCAAGGCCGTACATGCCAAGGCTGAAATCCATGCCGAGGAACGGGTGATCGACGCGCTGGTCGGTGAGCAGGCTTCCGAGGAGACCCGCAACAAGTTCCGTGAGCGGTTGCGCTCCGGCGAGTTGGATGATCGCGAGATCGAGATTGATGTGGTCGATGCCAGCGGCGGTGGCGGGATGCCGACTATCGACATTCCCGGCATGCCCGGTGCCCAGATGGGCATGATCAACCTGCAGGACATCATGGGCAAGGCATTCAGCCCGCCAACCAAAAAGCGCCGGATGAACGTCAAGGAAAGTTATGAGATCCTCGTCTCCGAAGAGGCCGACAAGCTGCTCGATGAGGAGAAGGTGGTCGATGAGGCGCGTGAGGCGGTGGAGCAGAACGGCATCGTCTTCCTCGACGAGATCGACAAGATTTCCGCCCGTTCCGAATATAAGGGCGGTGATGTCAGCCGTGAGGGCGTCCAGCGTGACCTGCTGCCGCTGATCGAGGGCACGACCGTCTCCACCAAATACGGTGCGGTCAAGACCGACCATATCCTGTTCATTGCTTCCGGTGCCTTCCATGTGGCGAAACCGTCGGACATGCTGCCGGAACTGCAGGGCCGCCTGCCGATCCGGGTCGAGCTGAGGGCTCTGACGGAAGAGGATTTCCGTCGCATCCTGACCGAGCCCGAGGCCAGCCTGATCAAGCAGTATGTCGCCCTGATGGGAACCGAGGGTGTGACCCTCGATTTCACGGATGACGCGATTGACGCGCTGGCGAAACTGACGGTGCAGATCAATTCATCGGTCGAGAATATTGGTGCCCGCCGCCTGCAGACGGTTATGGAACGCCTGCTGGAAGACATCAGCTACACCGCCTCCGACCGCAAGGGCGAAACCATCACCATCAATGCCGATATGGTCAACCAACACGTCGGCGAACTCGCCAAGGATGCCGACCTGTCGAAGTTTATCCTGTAA
- a CDS encoding HslU--HslV peptidase proteolytic subunit, with protein sequence MSHHSSSAHGAPDWHGTTILCVRKDGKTVIGGDGQVSMGDTVMKGTARKVRTLGKGEVIAGFAGATADAFTLFERLEAKLETYPGQLTRAAVELAKDWRTDRYLRRLEALMAVSDAKTSLVITGNGDVLEPDDGVIGIGSGGNYALAAARALIDRDDLSARDVVEKAMKIAGDICVYTNHNLTIEELDIE encoded by the coding sequence ATGTCTCATCATTCAAGTTCCGCCCATGGTGCCCCCGATTGGCACGGCACTACCATTCTCTGTGTTCGTAAAGACGGCAAGACCGTGATCGGTGGCGATGGCCAGGTGTCCATGGGTGACACGGTCATGAAGGGTACCGCCCGCAAGGTGCGCACCCTCGGCAAGGGCGAGGTGATCGCCGGATTTGCCGGTGCCACCGCCGATGCCTTCACCCTGTTCGAGCGGTTGGAAGCCAAGCTCGAGACCTATCCCGGACAGTTGACCCGCGCGGCGGTGGAACTGGCGAAGGACTGGCGCACGGATCGTTACCTGCGCCGTCTGGAAGCGCTGATGGCGGTTTCCGATGCCAAGACCAGTCTGGTGATTACCGGCAATGGCGATGTGCTGGAGCCGGATGACGGCGTGATCGGTATCGGCTCCGGCGGCAATTATGCCCTCGCCGCTGCCCGTGCCCTGATCGACCGCGATGATCTGAGTGCCCGTGATGTGGTCGAGAAGGCGATGAAGATTGCTGGCGATATCTGCGTCTATACCAACCACAACCTGACCATTGAGGAGCTCGATATCGAATAG